Proteins found in one Seonamhaeicola sp. S2-3 genomic segment:
- a CDS encoding cell wall metabolism sensor histidine kinase WalK, with the protein MQTKFKKSYKFAKRTALYITIYVTLLTSIYLYYFFELKWYHPFILAANVYLFSFVIIQFRLERFIYKRVKKIYDDLTLLESASLSKGAITTDMRTLTQEIDKYARDKKLQIETLKVREQYRKEFLGNVSHELKTPLFTIQGYILTLLDGAMEDEKLRKKYLTRASKGIERLGYIIKDLDMITKLEVGDLSLNTEVFDIVELVESVFDMFEMKASKKKITLTFDMDYNNPVMVKADKERIQQVLANLIVNSLKYGREKGTTEVSIENLIKNKVIVRVTDNGEGIEQEHLSRLFERFYRVDKSGSRKEGGSGLGLSIVKHIIEAHNEKIYVESEYGVGSEFSFTLEKAE; encoded by the coding sequence ATGCAGACAAAATTTAAAAAATCGTATAAGTTTGCCAAAAGAACAGCTCTATATATAACCATATATGTTACGCTCTTAACAAGTATTTATTTATACTATTTCTTTGAGTTAAAATGGTATCATCCATTTATTCTAGCTGCTAATGTTTACCTGTTTTCTTTTGTAATTATTCAGTTTAGATTAGAACGCTTTATTTATAAACGGGTTAAGAAAATCTACGATGATTTAACACTTTTAGAATCGGCAAGTTTAAGCAAAGGGGCTATTACTACAGATATGAGAACCCTAACTCAAGAAATTGATAAGTACGCCAGAGATAAAAAGTTACAAATAGAAACCCTTAAAGTTAGAGAGCAATACCGAAAAGAATTTTTAGGCAATGTTTCGCATGAATTAAAAACACCATTATTTACTATTCAAGGTTATATTTTAACCTTGCTTGATGGTGCTATGGAAGATGAAAAACTTAGAAAAAAATACTTAACAAGGGCTAGTAAAGGCATAGAAAGATTAGGCTACATTATTAAAGATTTAGATATGATTACCAAGTTAGAAGTTGGTGATTTAAGTTTAAACACAGAAGTTTTTGATATTGTAGAATTGGTTGAAAGTGTTTTTGATATGTTTGAAATGAAAGCAAGCAAAAAGAAAATAACGTTAACCTTTGATATGGATTATAACAATCCGGTTATGGTTAAGGCCGATAAAGAGCGTATTCAGCAAGTGTTAGCCAACCTAATAGTAAACTCTTTAAAATACGGAAGGGAAAAAGGAACTACCGAGGTTAGTATAGAAAATCTTATTAAAAATAAAGTAATTGTTAGGGTTACAGATAATGGCGAAGGTATAGAACAAGAACATTTATCTAGGTTATTTGAGCGTTTTTACAGAGTAGATAAAAGTGGTTCTAGAAAAGAAGGTGGTTCTGGTTTAGGACTTTCAATTGTAAAGCATATTATTGAAGCTCATAATGAAAAAATATATGTAGAAAGTGAATATGGTGTAGGTAGTGAGTTTTCATTCACGCTTGAAAAGGCTGAATAA
- a CDS encoding response regulator transcription factor, which translates to MKKKDIKILLVDDEPDILEIIGYNLTSEGYQVITAENGHEGVKKAKKEHPQLIILDVMMPEMDGIEACELIRKSPDLKNTIITFLTARGEDYSQVAGFDAGADDYITKPIKPKVLVSKVKALLRRYKEEDVANTVTIGSLVINRDEYKVTSKGKEIILPRKEFELLSLLASKPGKVFKRDEILDTVWGNEVVVGGRTIDVHIRKLREKLGDDSFKTIKGVGYKFVD; encoded by the coding sequence ATGAAGAAAAAGGATATTAAAATATTATTAGTTGATGACGAGCCCGATATTTTAGAAATTATAGGGTATAACTTAACAAGTGAAGGTTATCAAGTAATAACTGCCGAAAATGGACATGAAGGCGTTAAGAAGGCAAAAAAAGAGCATCCGCAGCTCATTATTTTAGATGTTATGATGCCTGAAATGGACGGAATTGAGGCTTGTGAGCTTATTAGAAAAAGTCCTGATTTAAAAAATACCATCATTACTTTTTTAACTGCTAGGGGTGAAGATTATTCTCAAGTAGCAGGTTTTGATGCTGGAGCAGATGACTATATTACTAAGCCCATTAAACCAAAAGTGTTGGTTAGTAAAGTAAAAGCACTTTTAAGACGCTATAAAGAAGAAGATGTAGCCAATACGGTTACCATAGGAAGCTTGGTTATTAACAGAGATGAGTACAAAGTAACATCAAAAGGAAAAGAGATAATTTTACCAAGAAAAGAGTTTGAATTATTATCTTTATTGGCATCAAAGCCAGGGAAGGTTTTTAAGCGCGATGAGATTCTTGATACCGTTTGGGGAAATGAAGTAGTAGTTGGAGGTAGAACCATAGATGTTCATATTCGTAAACTTCGAGAAAAATTAGGAGACGATAGCTTTAAAACCATAAAAGGCGTTGGGTACAAGTTTGTTGATTAA
- a CDS encoding T9SS type A sorting domain-containing protein — MKKSYYLTLFFFFALFFTTFNSEAQNFATASPVQESIEDLSIYPNPVNSGKTFIYITSKKNLVKNIEFFNVLGKKIYSTRLVGKQLNIANLSKGVYILKITENDISETRKLVIK, encoded by the coding sequence ATGAAGAAAAGCTACTATTTAACTTTATTTTTCTTTTTTGCATTGTTTTTTACCACTTTTAATAGTGAGGCTCAAAACTTTGCAACAGCTAGTCCTGTACAAGAAAGTATAGAAGATTTATCTATATACCCCAACCCTGTTAATAGTGGTAAAACCTTTATTTATATTACTTCAAAAAAGAATTTGGTTAAAAACATTGAATTTTTTAATGTTTTAGGAAAAAAAATTTACTCCACAAGGCTAGTTGGTAAACAATTAAACATTGCTAACTTAAGCAAAGGTGTTTATATTTTAAAAATTACCGAAAATGATATTAGCGAAACTAGGAAATTAGTAATAAAGTAA
- a CDS encoding T9SS type A sorting domain-containing protein — MKKLYFLFSVLLISSASFGQTTVFQESFESTPYAGTISETCNDTSSDFFTVTDGSDIASNYEVNGYDGTYFFAAQDIDGDCSSATQTITFDDINISGYTDLTFAILLAEDDSNDGNQDWDDSDYFSVSYDIDNSGTFTTLLTADNNSQGTNAEPQVNGTTLTSQFAEFAAAISGSGSVIDIVLTFSFNSGDEDIAVDNIRLIDGYVSCDVTLGEATYTCNASTTGNSDSVTINIPYTGSDATITSVTSSTGTVGGDDPASVSDGTITITGLTEGDAWDITINGGICDGSTKSGTVAEVECLPTACFDLTGTNEFEIVQIAANDDGDNWYLNSGAYAINGYCSGCTETETDSWLVFGPLDLSSAAGTELVFNSVEGFSGSDLGIFYTNAYGGCPDASITTWTSIQTIASGNDGYYSLSIPSTGTAVYIGIQYADSDTVSSWTLSNVGIYATSCPTLGTIVASDCSSLTAIDKEISNFEMYPNPTDLGYINISSRSSSAMSVKVFDLLGKQLINKTLSNNTLDVSNLNTGVYLLKVAQDNATITKRLVIK; from the coding sequence ATGAAAAAACTTTACTTTTTATTTAGTGTTTTATTAATTTCTAGCGCCTCGTTTGGGCAGACTACTGTTTTTCAAGAGTCGTTTGAAAGCACTCCATACGCAGGTACTATCTCTGAAACTTGTAATGATACTTCTTCTGACTTTTTCACCGTTACAGATGGAAGTGACATAGCTTCTAATTATGAAGTTAATGGTTATGACGGCACTTATTTTTTTGCTGCTCAAGATATTGATGGCGATTGTAGTAGTGCAACACAAACGATTACTTTTGACGACATCAACATCTCTGGATATACAGATTTGACCTTTGCTATTTTATTAGCTGAAGACGATTCAAATGATGGAAATCAAGATTGGGATGATTCAGATTATTTTTCTGTTAGCTATGATATTGATAATTCTGGAACCTTTACTACCTTACTTACTGCTGATAATAACTCCCAAGGCACAAATGCTGAACCCCAAGTAAATGGTACAACGCTTACTAGCCAATTTGCTGAATTTGCAGCTGCAATATCTGGTAGTGGAAGTGTGATAGATATTGTTTTAACTTTTTCATTTAACTCTGGAGACGAAGATATTGCCGTAGATAACATTAGACTTATTGACGGATATGTTTCATGCGATGTTACTTTGGGAGAAGCTACCTACACTTGTAATGCTTCTACAACTGGTAATTCTGATAGTGTAACTATTAATATTCCTTACACGGGTTCTGATGCTACAATAACTTCTGTTACTTCAAGCACTGGAACTGTTGGCGGTGATGACCCAGCAAGTGTTTCTGACGGTACCATAACCATTACTGGGTTAACTGAAGGCGATGCTTGGGACATTACTATTAATGGAGGTATTTGTGACGGTTCTACAAAATCTGGCACCGTAGCAGAAGTTGAATGTTTACCTACCGCTTGTTTTGATTTAACAGGAACCAATGAGTTTGAAATTGTACAAATTGCTGCTAATGATGATGGTGATAATTGGTATTTAAATTCTGGTGCATACGCTATTAACGGCTATTGTAGTGGTTGTACCGAAACCGAAACTGATAGTTGGTTAGTTTTTGGCCCGTTAGATTTATCTAGTGCTGCAGGAACAGAATTAGTGTTTAATTCTGTGGAAGGCTTTAGTGGTAGTGATTTAGGTATTTTTTATACTAACGCCTATGGCGGTTGCCCTGATGCTAGTATTACAACTTGGACCTCTATTCAAACCATTGCAAGTGGTAATGATGGTTACTACAGCCTAAGTATTCCTTCTACTGGAACTGCTGTTTATATTGGTATTCAATATGCTGATAGCGACACAGTATCATCATGGACATTGTCTAATGTTGGAATTTACGCTACTAGCTGCCCTACATTAGGAACTATAGTAGCTTCTGATTGTTCTTCATTAACTGCTATTGATAAAGAAATTAGCAACTTTGAAATGTACCCTAACCCAACAGACTTAGGTTATATTAACATTAGCAGCAGAAGTAGTTCTGCAATGAGTGTTAAAGTATTTGATTTATTAGGAAAACAACTTATAAACAAAACTTTAAGCAACAATACTTTAGATGTTTCTAACTTAAATACAGGCGTTTATTTATTAAAAGTAGCCCAAGATAATGCTACAATAACTAAACGATTAGTTATTAAATAA
- a CDS encoding acyl transferase, translated as MIDPNTIFNIKTEQAFTLKALEVFKFQFENNRVYRSFCDLLYKTPSDVKTLRDIPFLPIQFFKSHTVLSSKDTIKTTFTSSGTTGENTSKHHVTNLKIYEDSFNLGFSHFYGNIEDYVVLALLPSYLEREGSSLIYMVNALIKQSKHPESGFYLNNLSELKSTLTALDSEGKKTLLIGVSFALLDLVETYKFHLKNTIIMETGGMKGRRKELIRDELHSILKDGFGVNTIHSEYGMTELLSQAYSKGNGVFNCPNWMRILTRDTEDPLTIQNTGKTGGLNIIDLANINSCAFIATQDLGSLNADGSFEIIGRFDHSDIRGCNLMVL; from the coding sequence ATGATTGACCCAAATACCATTTTCAACATAAAAACAGAGCAAGCGTTTACTTTAAAAGCACTTGAAGTTTTTAAATTTCAGTTTGAAAACAATAGAGTTTACAGGTCTTTTTGCGATTTACTTTACAAAACACCAAGTGATGTTAAAACCCTGCGTGATATTCCGTTTTTACCTATTCAATTTTTTAAATCGCATACCGTTTTAAGTTCAAAAGACACTATTAAAACCACCTTTACAAGCTCTGGAACAACAGGAGAAAACACCAGCAAGCACCATGTTACTAACCTAAAAATTTATGAAGACAGTTTTAATTTAGGATTTTCTCATTTTTACGGTAATATTGAAGATTATGTAGTTTTAGCGCTATTGCCATCGTATTTAGAGCGTGAAGGTTCATCATTAATTTACATGGTTAATGCGCTTATAAAACAATCAAAACACCCCGAAAGTGGCTTTTATTTAAATAACCTATCAGAATTAAAAAGCACATTAACAGCCTTAGATTCCGAAGGAAAAAAAACATTATTAATTGGCGTTTCTTTTGCGTTATTAGATTTAGTTGAAACTTACAAATTCCATTTAAAAAACACCATAATAATGGAAACTGGCGGTATGAAAGGTAGACGAAAAGAATTGATACGAGATGAACTTCACAGCATATTAAAAGACGGTTTTGGCGTTAATACCATACATAGCGAATATGGCATGACCGAACTTTTAAGTCAGGCCTACTCAAAGGGTAACGGTGTTTTTAATTGCCCTAATTGGATGCGCATTTTAACACGTGATACCGAAGACCCGTTAACCATTCAAAATACAGGAAAAACAGGCGGTTTAAATATTATAGACCTTGCCAATATAAATTCTTGTGCTTTTATTGCAACCCAAGATTTAGGAAGCTTAAACGCTGATGGTTCTTTTGAAATTATTGGTAGGTTTGACCACTCTGATATTCGCGGATGCAACCTAATGGTTTTATAA
- the tyrS gene encoding tyrosine--tRNA ligase — translation MKMNFVEELTWRGMLHDAMPGTEEHLMSGMQSAYVGIDPTADSLHIGHLVSVMMLRHFQLAGHKPYALVGGATGMIGDPSGKSAERNLLDEKTLRHNQEAIKSQLSRFLDFESNEANAAVLVNNYDWMKEFSFLEFIRDVGKHITVNYMMAKDSVKKRLSSEAKEGMSFTEFTYQLVQGYDFLHLYKEKNCTLQMGGSDQWGNITTGTELIRRIGGGKGYALTCPLITKADGTKFGKTEGGNVWLDANRTSPYKFYQYWLNTSDEDAEKYIKIFTFLTKDAIEALVKEHNEAPHLRVLQKRLAEEITTMVHSKEDLDNAIKASNILFGKSTSEDLKALNEQTFLDVFDGVPQTEISKSDIENGLGMIAALAEKGGFLKSNGEARRALKENSISVNKEKVKEDYSITAADLINNKFVLLQRGKKNYFILRVV, via the coding sequence ATGAAAATGAATTTTGTTGAAGAATTAACGTGGAGAGGTATGTTGCATGATGCCATGCCAGGAACCGAAGAACATTTAATGTCTGGTATGCAAAGCGCCTATGTTGGTATAGATCCTACGGCCGATTCTTTACATATAGGGCACTTGGTAAGCGTTATGATGTTGCGTCATTTTCAATTAGCGGGCCATAAACCTTATGCCCTTGTTGGTGGTGCTACTGGTATGATTGGTGATCCTTCAGGGAAATCTGCCGAACGTAATTTGTTAGATGAAAAAACACTGCGCCATAACCAAGAAGCTATTAAAAGTCAGTTATCACGTTTTTTAGATTTTGAAAGTAACGAAGCTAACGCCGCCGTTTTAGTAAATAATTACGATTGGATGAAAGAGTTTTCGTTTTTAGAATTTATTAGAGACGTTGGTAAACACATTACCGTAAACTATATGATGGCTAAAGATTCTGTTAAAAAGCGTTTGTCTTCTGAAGCCAAAGAGGGCATGTCTTTTACAGAATTCACCTATCAATTAGTACAAGGCTATGATTTTCTTCATTTATATAAAGAGAAAAACTGCACCTTACAAATGGGAGGTAGTGACCAATGGGGAAATATAACTACGGGTACAGAACTTATAAGACGTATTGGTGGCGGAAAAGGATATGCCTTAACATGCCCATTAATTACAAAAGCCGATGGTACTAAATTTGGTAAAACCGAAGGCGGAAACGTTTGGTTAGATGCTAACAGAACATCACCATACAAATTCTACCAATATTGGTTAAATACCAGTGATGAAGATGCCGAAAAATACATTAAAATATTTACCTTTTTAACTAAAGACGCTATTGAGGCATTGGTTAAAGAACACAATGAAGCCCCACATTTAAGAGTGCTTCAAAAACGTTTAGCCGAAGAAATAACTACCATGGTACATTCTAAAGAAGATTTAGATAATGCCATAAAAGCTAGTAATATTTTATTTGGAAAATCTACTAGTGAAGATTTAAAAGCACTAAACGAGCAAACATTTTTAGATGTATTTGATGGGGTGCCACAAACCGAAATTTCAAAAAGTGATATTGAAAACGGACTAGGCATGATTGCTGCTTTAGCTGAAAAAGGTGGCTTTTTAAAATCTAACGGTGAAGCAAGACGCGCTTTAAAAGAAAACTCAATTTCTGTAAATAAAGAAAAGGTAAAAGAAGATTATAGCATTACTGCGGCAGACTTAATTAACAATAAGTTTGTGTTATTACAACGCGGTAAAAAAAATTACTTCATTTTAAGAGTAGTATAA
- a CDS encoding NAD-dependent epimerase/dehydratase family protein — protein sequence MILVTGGTGLVGAHLLYKLVNNGEKVRAIYRNEKKLKNVKNVFSCYTKAFQPAFDKIEWVKADIVDIPSLSIAFKNIEYVYHCAAFVSFEPDKYQHLRKTNIEGTANIVNLCCAFNITKLCYVSSIATLGSPINNEPITEDTVWNPEEDNSVYGITKYGAEMEVWRATQEGLNAVIVNPGLILGGGIWKYGSGSLFKKAKKGLNYYTSGTVGLVAVDDVVTIMIKLMKSNIKNERFILVAENWTYKQFLQALTTSVNANPPKKLAKAFLLKFAWKLDWLKTKLTGKRRTLTKHIAKSLSTKKHYDNSKVKNALDFSFKPIDKCIKDVGAIFLKQD from the coding sequence ATGATTTTAGTTACAGGTGGTACAGGCTTGGTTGGGGCGCATTTGCTTTACAAATTAGTAAATAACGGTGAAAAGGTTAGAGCTATTTACCGAAATGAAAAAAAACTTAAAAACGTTAAAAACGTTTTTTCTTGCTATACTAAAGCGTTTCAACCTGCTTTTGATAAAATTGAATGGGTAAAAGCCGATATTGTAGATATTCCTTCGCTTTCCATAGCTTTTAAAAATATTGAATACGTATATCATTGTGCTGCGTTTGTATCGTTTGAGCCCGATAAATACCAGCATTTAAGAAAAACTAATATTGAAGGTACTGCTAACATTGTAAATTTATGTTGTGCTTTTAATATTACAAAACTGTGTTATGTTAGCTCTATTGCTACACTTGGCTCTCCTATTAATAACGAGCCAATAACTGAAGATACCGTATGGAACCCCGAAGAAGACAATAGCGTTTATGGTATTACAAAATATGGTGCCGAAATGGAAGTATGGCGTGCTACCCAAGAAGGTTTAAACGCTGTTATTGTTAATCCTGGACTTATTTTAGGAGGCGGTATTTGGAAATATGGTAGTGGAAGCTTATTTAAAAAAGCAAAAAAAGGCTTAAATTATTACACGTCTGGAACTGTTGGATTAGTAGCTGTTGATGATGTTGTTACTATTATGATAAAACTCATGAAAAGCAACATTAAAAACGAACGTTTTATATTGGTTGCTGAAAACTGGACATACAAGCAATTTTTACAAGCTTTAACTACATCTGTAAATGCTAATCCACCAAAAAAACTAGCTAAGGCATTCTTATTAAAATTTGCATGGAAATTAGATTGGTTAAAAACCAAATTAACAGGAAAAAGACGTACGTTAACAAAACATATAGCTAAGTCTTTATCAACCAAAAAACATTACGATAACAGTAAGGTAAAAAATGCTTTAGACTTTAGTTTTAAGCCTATTGATAAATGTATTAAAGATGTTGGTGCTATTTTTCTGAAACAGGATTAA
- a CDS encoding DUF4296 domain-containing protein: MKLKPFLLVFILILFIGACTGGVKKPKNLISKDMMVNILIDAKLITSANTISRRTLEENGVFPDSYIFNKYGVDSAQFAQSNAYYTYKVKDYEEIYTLVKDSLDKLKAKYKALQEQEQKEKKIKDSLKAIELEALSKKRDSLKTVKNKDSLLVKTPIKTPEEEGVLINPVSEK; the protein is encoded by the coding sequence ATGAAACTAAAACCATTTTTGCTAGTTTTTATATTGATTTTGTTCATAGGAGCTTGTACTGGGGGCGTTAAAAAACCTAAGAATTTAATTTCTAAAGACATGATGGTTAATATATTAATTGACGCCAAATTAATAACCTCTGCTAATACTATTAGTAGAAGAACTTTAGAAGAAAACGGCGTGTTTCCAGATAGTTATATATTCAATAAATACGGTGTTGATAGTGCTCAATTTGCCCAAAGTAATGCCTATTATACTTATAAAGTAAAAGATTACGAAGAAATATATACTTTGGTAAAAGATAGTTTAGATAAACTAAAAGCAAAGTACAAAGCTTTACAAGAACAAGAACAAAAAGAAAAAAAGATTAAAGACTCTCTAAAAGCTATAGAGTTAGAAGCGCTTTCAAAAAAAAGAGATTCATTAAAAACAGTAAAAAATAAAGATTCTTTATTAGTTAAAACACCTATAAAAACTCCTGAAGAAGAAGGTGTTTTAATTAATCCTGTTTCAGAAAAATAG
- a CDS encoding dihydroorotase, with product MKKTLIKNANIVNEGVIFNGDILIEGEYIKKIDKSLTPKSADVLVLDAEGKYLLPGVIDDQVHFREPGLTHKGNIETESKAAIAGGITSFIEMPNTNPQTTTIEKLEEKFEIAAKTSSANYSFMFGGTNDNLDEILKLDASKVAGLKLFLGSSTGNMLVDDPEVLKKIFESTNLRISVHCEDEGTIKKNLQEHIEKYGDDIPLRQHPKIRSEEACYLSSSKAIELAKQTGARLHVFHLSTGKETELFDNSIPLKDKKITAEVCTHHLWFSDEDYDKKGTLIKWNPAVKTAQDREQLWEALLDDRIDVLATDHAPHTLEEKKNVYTKAPSGGPLVQHALPAMLEMYHREKISLEKIVEKMCHNPAILFEIDRRGYIKEGYYADLVLVDLSNPWTVKKDNILYKCGWSPFEGTTFKSRISHTFINGNIAYQNAKFSKNTYAKRLTFNR from the coding sequence ATGAAAAAAACACTTATAAAAAATGCCAACATAGTAAACGAAGGTGTTATTTTTAATGGAGATATATTAATTGAAGGCGAGTATATAAAAAAGATAGACAAATCACTCACTCCTAAATCGGCCGATGTATTGGTTTTAGATGCAGAAGGTAAATATTTACTACCAGGCGTTATTGATGATCAAGTGCATTTTAGAGAACCTGGGCTTACCCATAAAGGCAATATAGAAACAGAATCTAAAGCAGCAATTGCAGGTGGAATTACTTCTTTTATAGAGATGCCCAATACTAATCCGCAAACTACAACTATTGAAAAATTAGAAGAAAAATTTGAAATAGCAGCCAAAACATCTTCAGCTAATTATTCATTTATGTTTGGCGGAACCAATGATAATTTAGATGAAATTTTAAAGTTAGATGCTAGTAAAGTTGCTGGGTTAAAATTGTTTTTAGGCTCTTCAACAGGAAATATGCTAGTTGATGACCCAGAAGTTTTAAAGAAAATTTTTGAAAGTACTAACTTGAGAATTTCGGTTCATTGTGAAGATGAAGGTACAATTAAAAAAAATCTTCAAGAGCATATTGAAAAATACGGTGATGATATCCCATTAAGGCAACATCCAAAAATTAGAAGTGAAGAAGCTTGTTATTTATCTTCTTCTAAAGCTATTGAGTTAGCTAAACAAACAGGAGCAAGATTACACGTTTTCCATTTGTCAACCGGAAAAGAAACCGAATTATTTGATAATAGTATTCCTTTAAAAGATAAAAAAATAACAGCAGAGGTGTGCACACATCACCTGTGGTTTTCTGATGAAGATTATGATAAAAAAGGAACCCTTATTAAATGGAATCCAGCAGTTAAAACAGCTCAAGATAGAGAACAACTGTGGGAAGCTTTACTTGATGACAGGATAGATGTTTTAGCAACAGACCATGCTCCACATACTTTAGAAGAGAAAAAGAACGTTTATACTAAAGCACCCTCTGGTGGTCCGTTAGTACAACATGCATTACCTGCTATGTTAGAAATGTATCATAGAGAAAAGATTTCGTTAGAAAAAATAGTAGAAAAAATGTGTCATAATCCTGCTATTTTGTTTGAAATTGACAGACGTGGGTATATTAAAGAAGGGTATTATGCAGATTTAGTTTTGGTAGATTTAAGCAACCCATGGACAGTAAAAAAAGACAATATTTTGTATAAATGTGGCTGGTCTCCGTTTGAGGGAACAACATTTAAATCAAGAATTTCTCATACCTTTATAAACGGTAACATAGCATACCAAAATGCTAAATTTAGTAAAAATACTTATGCTAAACGCTTAACTTTTAATAGATGA
- a CDS encoding polyprenol monophosphomannose synthase yields the protein MTGAIVIIPTYNEIDNIEAIIKAVFSQSKEIHILIVDDNSPDLTALKVKELQTNYKNRLFLEERKEKSGLGTAYIHGFKWCLEKKYQYIFEMDADFSHNPNDLQRLYDACAIDGADLSIGSRYITGVNVVNWPMGRVLMSYCASKYVRFITGMKINDTTAGFVCYKRKVLETINLDAIKFIGYAFQIEMKFKAYLKQFKITEVPVIFTDRTKGESKLSSGIISEAIFGVISMKLKSLFKK from the coding sequence ATGACAGGAGCCATTGTTATTATTCCTACTTATAATGAGATTGATAATATAGAGGCTATTATAAAAGCAGTATTTTCTCAATCTAAAGAAATTCATATTCTTATTGTTGATGATAACTCACCAGATTTAACAGCTTTAAAAGTAAAAGAGTTACAAACTAACTATAAAAATCGATTATTTTTAGAAGAACGCAAAGAAAAAAGCGGTTTAGGTACAGCATATATTCATGGGTTTAAATGGTGTTTAGAAAAAAAATACCAGTATATTTTTGAAATGGATGCCGATTTTTCACATAATCCTAATGATTTACAACGCTTATATGATGCTTGTGCCATTGATGGTGCAGATTTATCAATAGGTTCGCGTTACATTACAGGGGTAAATGTGGTTAATTGGCCCATGGGCAGAGTGCTTATGTCTTATTGCGCCTCAAAATATGTACGCTTTATAACGGGTATGAAAATAAACGATACCACAGCTGGTTTTGTATGTTATAAACGAAAAGTTTTAGAAACAATAAATTTAGATGCCATTAAATTTATAGGTTACGCATTTCAAATAGAAATGAAATTTAAAGCCTATTTAAAGCAGTTTAAAATAACCGAAGTTCCGGTAATTTTTACAGATAGAACCAAAGGAGAATCTAAATTAAGTTCAGGAATTATTTCTGAAGCTATTTTTGGAGTAATATCAATGAAACTAAAAAGTCTTTTTAAAAAATGA
- a CDS encoding DUF4271 domain-containing protein, producing MLREIVSNELYTILLVIGLAIVAIAKLVNPRRFNDLVYILGNYKYLKIYSKDQKFLDKFDALLFGNLVITSSVFVYILFQYFTETKETSVNLLFKIAIGIASFFLIKVLIERLIGSLFEIDKLIDEYIFQKTSYKNYLGILLLPINALLLYGFNLTLPIIYVMFTILLIVNIIGLITSYKTHQYLIKHQFFYFILYLCALEITPYVILYKVFLT from the coding sequence ATGCTAAGAGAAATTGTATCAAATGAATTATATACCATTTTATTGGTTATAGGTCTTGCTATTGTGGCTATTGCAAAATTAGTAAACCCCAGACGTTTTAATGATTTGGTGTATATTTTAGGTAATTACAAATACTTGAAAATTTATTCTAAAGACCAAAAATTCTTAGATAAGTTTGATGCGCTGCTATTTGGAAACCTAGTTATTACAAGCTCTGTTTTTGTATATATTCTATTTCAATATTTCACTGAAACCAAAGAAACTTCGGTTAATTTACTATTTAAAATTGCTATTGGTATTGCTTCATTTTTTTTAATAAAAGTACTTATAGAAAGGCTTATAGGGAGTCTTTTTGAAATAGATAAATTAATTGATGAATACATTTTTCAGAAAACTAGTTATAAAAATTATTTAGGTATCTTATTACTACCAATTAACGCCCTTTTATTATATGGTTTTAATTTAACTTTACCTATAATTTACGTAATGTTTACCATTTTATTAATTGTAAATATTATTGGACTTATTACGTCATACAAAACACATCAATATTTAATAAAACACCAATTTTTCTATTTTATTTTGTATCTTTGCGCTCTTGAAATTACACCCTATGTAATATTATATAAGGTGTTTTTGACCTAG